The genomic segment TCGACCTGCCGGTGGGCGAGGGCAACGCGGTGGTCCGACTATCCCAGATCGCGCACACCACCGAATCCCACTCGGCGGCAGCCAGTCTGGTGGATGCCCGCACCATCGTCACGCTGTCGGGCTTCGCGCCGCCGACGCTGCATGCGATGGGCACCCGGGTCGCTACGCAGTTCTCGGCACGCCAGTTCAACCTGTTGAGCACCAACGTGCCGGGGCCGCAGTCGCAGATGTACGTGGCCGGGGCCAAGCTGCTGGAGATCTTCGCCGTGCCCCCGCTGCTGCACAACCAGGTGCTGGCCATCGGCGTCACATCGTATTGCGGCATGCTGTATTTCGGCATCAACGCCGACCGTGATGCGATGAGCGACGTCGACGTGTTGCCGACGTTGCTGGCCGAATCTCTTGAGGAACTGCTCGAAGCTGCTCAGTAGACGTAGGATTCGTCGATGGGCAAGGCCAACTCCAACGGTGAAGCTTCCACCAAGAAGCGCAACCGCAAGATTCCCAAAGACATTTACGAAGCCGAATTGTTTCGGCTGCAAAGCGAATTGGTGAGCCTGCAGGAGTGGGTCAAAGCCACCGGCGAACGCGTCGTCGTCGTGTTCGAGGGCCGCGACGCCGCCGGTAAGGGCGGCACGATCAAGCGCATCACCGAATACCTCAGCCCCCGGGTTGCCCGCATCGCCGCGCTGCCCGCACCCACCGAACGCGAGCGCGGTCAGTGGTACTTCCAGCGCTACGTCGAGCACCTGCCGGCCCGCGGCGAAATCGTTCTGTTCGACCGGTCCTGGTACAACCGCGCCGGCGTCGAGCGGGTGATGGGGTTCTGCACCCCGCAGGAACACACCCTGTTTCTGCGGCAGTGCCCGATCTTCGAGCAGATGCTCATCGACGACGGGATCATCCTGCGCAAGTACTGGTTCTCGGTCTCCGACGACGAACAGCTGCGCCGGTTCCGGAAGCGGCGCAGCGACCCGTTGCGGCGCTGGAAGCTCAGCCCGATGGACCTCGAGTCCGTTTATCGCTGGGAGGACTACTCGCGCGCCAAGGACCAGATGATGGTGCACACCGACACCCCGAACAGTCCCTGGTACGTGGTCGAGTCCGACGACAAGAAACACGCGCGGCTCAACATGATGGCTCACCTGCTGGCGAGCATCGATTATCAGCAGGTCGATCAGCCGAAGGTGGAATTGCCCGACCGCCCCGTGATCGGGAACTACCACCGCCCGGAGCGGGAGCTGTCGACCTATGTCGACGATCACGTCTCCACCCTGCTCGGGGACGACAAGAAGGACAGCTAATCTGCCCACATGCGGGTCTACATCCCGGCCACTCTGGCCATGCTGCAACAGCTGGTCGCCTACGGCTCGCTCCAGCCGCTGAGCGGGACGGCGTTCGCCGTGACGCCGAGTTTGCGGGAGTCCTACGCCGAGGGCGACGACGAGGAGCTGGCCGAGGTCGCGATCGGTGAGGCGGCGCTGGCGTCGCTGCGGCTGCTGGCCGCCGAATCGGAGCGGACCGACGGGGAGTTGCCGCTGCGACGGGCCGTCCTGATCGCCGACGCGGATGCGACGCCGCGGCCCGACCTCGACGACGCGGTGGTGCGGATCAGCGGGCGGGTGAACCTGGATCAGGTGCTTGCCGCGTACGTCGACAACCCGGACGCAGAGCCCGCGGTGAAGGCCGCGATCGCCGTCGTCGACGACGCCGATCTGGGCGATGAAGACGCCGAATTCATCGTCGGCGACGCTCAGGACCACGCGCTGGCCTGGTACGCCACCCAGGAACTGCCGTTCCTGCTGGATTTGCTCTGACGCCTGGATACGGGACCGTAGGTTACGGTACCGTAGGTTTGACGGCGAAGGAGGTGCGCAATGGCGAAGAACCAGGTCAAGATCAGTGCGAACGTGGTCGACACCGTGCGACCGAAGGTGGCCGGAGAGGGTCGCAACCCCGCGATCGACGCGGTGCGGGCCCTGTTTGGGCGGATCACCACACCGCTGTTGCCGGACGACTACCTGCAGCTCGCGAACCCGTTGTGGTCGGCGCGCGAGCTGCGTGGGCGGGTGCTCGACGTCCGCCGGGAGACCGAGGACTCGGCGACGCTGGTGATCAAGCCCGGCTGGGGCTTCACGTTCGACTACCAGCCCGGCCAGTACATCGGTATCGGCCTGCTGGTCGACGGCCGGTGGCGGTGGCGGTCCTACTCGCTGACGTCGAGCCCGCATTCGGACGGAGCCGGGCGGTCGCGGACCATCACGATCACCGTCAAGGCCATGCCCGAGGGCTTTTTGTCCAGCCATCTGGTCGGCGGGGTCAAGCCCGGCACGATCGTCCGGCTCGCGGCGCCGCAGGGCAACTTCGTTATGCCCGATCCCGCGCCCGCGTCGGTGTTGTTCCTGACCGGCGGGTCCGGCATCACTCCGGTGATGTCGATGCTGCGGACCCTGGAGCGCCGCGACCAGATCGGTGACATCGTCCACATCCACTCGGCCCCAACGGAATCCGACGTGATGTTCGCCAGCGAGCTCGCGCAGCTGGCTCGCGAGCATGACAGCTACCGGCTGACCGTCCGCACCACCCGCTCGCAGGGGCGCCTCGATCTCGCGCAACTCGACACCGTGGTCCCGGACTGGCGTGAGCGCCAGACCTGGGCCTGCGGCCCGGAGGGAATGCTCTCCGAGGCCGAGAAGGTGTGGCAGGCCGCCGGCATCGGCGACCGGTTGCACCTGGAGCGGTTCGCGGCATCTCGGGCGGCCGCGCACGGGCAGGGTGGCACGGTTACCTTCGAGCGCAGCGGGAAGACGGTGACAGTGGACGCCGCGACGTCGCTGATGGAGGCCGGTGAGCAGGCCGGATTGCGGATGCCCTTCGGTTGCCGGATGGGCATCTGTCAGTCCTGTGTGGTCGCCCTGGTCGACGGTCACGTTCGCGATCTGCGCACGGGTGCCGAACACGAGCCGGGCACCCGCATACAGACGTGCGTTTCGGCTGCTTCGGGCGACTGTGTGGTGGATGTCTAAGGTTTACTGGCTAGTAACCTACGGGTACGTAGGTTACGGTAGCGTAGGGACAAGAAGGGAGGCGTGACTAATGGCTATTAGCGATGTGGATGCGTTTTCGCACCTGACCGATGCAGACATCGAAAGCCTGGAGGTTGAGCTCGACGCCATCCGCCAGGACATCGAAGATTCCCTCGGCGCGCGGGATGCGCGCTATATCCGTCGCACCATCGCCGCCCAGCGCGGTCTTGAGGTGGCCGGGCGGTTGATGCTGGCTGCCAGCTCCAAACGTTCGGCGTGGTGGGCGGGCACCGTGACCCTGGGCGTGGCCAAGATCATCGAGAACATGGAGATCGGCCACAACGTCATGCACGGCCAGTGGGATTGGATGAACGATCCCGAGATTCACTCCTCGTCGTGGGAGTGGGACATGAGCGGGGCGTCCAAGCACTGGCGGTTCACCCACAACTTCATGCATCACAAGTACACCAACATTCTCGGGATGGACGACGACGTCGGCTACGGCGTCATCCGGGTCACCCGTGACGCGAAGTGGAAGCCGTTCAACCTCTACGGCAACCTGCTCTTCAACACGTTGCTGGCGATCGGCTTCGAGTGGGGTGTGGGTCTGCAGCACCTGGAGCTCGGCAAGATCTTCAAGGGCCGCGATGACCGCAAGGCGACCCTGGTGCGCATGCGCGAGTTCGGCGCCAAGGCCGGACGGCAGCTGCTCAAGGACTACGTCGCCTACCCGGCGATCACGTCGCTGTCGCCCTACGCCACCTACCGGTCGACGGCCACCGCGAATGCGATCGCCAACGTGATCCGCAACGTGTGGGCCAACGCGGTGATCTTCTGCGGCCACTTCCCTGATGGCGCAGAGAAATTCACCAAGACCGACATGGTGGGCGAAAGCAAGGGCCAGTGGTACCTGCGCCAGATGCTGGGCAGTGCCAACATCGAGGGCAGCCGCGCCATGGACTTCATGACCGGCAACCTGTCGTATCAGATCGAGCACCACCTGTACCCCGACCTGCCGAGCAACAGGCTGGCCGAAATCTCGGTGCGGGTGCGCCAGGTCTGCGACAAGTACGACCTGCCCTACACGACCGGGCCGTTCCTGGTGCAGTACGCCAAGACCTGGCGCACGATCGCCAAGCTGTCGCTGCCGGACAAGTACCTGCGCGACACCGTCGACGATGCACCGGAGACCCGCAGCGAGCGGATGTTCGCCGAGCTCGAATCCGGTTATGCCGGAGTCGACCCGAAGACCGGCCGCAAGCGCGGACTCAAGACCGCGATCGCCACGGCTCGCCAGAAGCGACGGGTCAAGCGCGCGGCCAAAGCCGCCTAGCCAGTCGGCGCGCTCGCGGGGCATGATGAGCCCGTGAGCGCGCCGTGGCAGCTGCGGACCGGAAGTGCCGACGACCTCGACATCCTCGAGCCGTTGTGGGCGGCCGTGCATCACCGGCATGCCGAGTCGATGCCGGAACTGCAGCCCTACGTCAGCGACGCTGAGTCGTGGCGGGTGCGCCGCGCCCTCTACGCGGATCTGTTCGCGAAACCCGACACCGTGCTGTTGGTCGCGAGCGTCGACGACCGTCCAATCGGCTACGGGCTGGCGCATGTGCTCGAAACCGAGGCCACCTGGGTGGCCGACACCTGGGCCACCGGCCGGCGGGTCGGCGAGATCGAATCCCTTTCGGTGCTACCGGAATTCCGCGGATCGGGCCTGGGCACCGAACTGCTGACAAAGCTCGAGGAGCACTTGCGCGCGTCCGGCGTCGACGATCTGGTTCTCGGTGTGCTGTCCGGCAACCGAGACGCCCTGCGTCTCTACGAGCGCCTCGGTTACCGGCCGACCTGGCTGTACCTGTCGAAGTTCACCGGCCGGGACTGAGCGTCTACTTCGGGATGTAGTCGAAGGTGTCCGGGTTCGGGCCGCGACGGCCTGCCTCACCCTTGTCGAGCGCGGTGATGGCATCGATGTCGTCGTCACTCAGCTCGAAGTCGAAGATCTCCAAGTTCTCCTTGATCCGTTCGGGGGTAACGGATTTCGGGAACACGATGTCGCCACGTTCGATGTGCCAGCGCAACACGACCTGAGCCGGGCTCTTGCCGAGGCGCTCGGCGACCTTGCCGATCACCGGGTCGTCGAGCACCGCGCCCTGGGCGATCGGCGACCACGCCTCGGTGAGGATGGTGTGGTCGGTGCCGTAGGTGCGCAGCTCGTCGTTGGCGAAGTACGGGTGCACCTCGATCTGGTTGACGGCGGGCACCGTCTCGCTGTCGCGGGCCAGTTGTTCGAGATGGTGGATCTGGAAGTTGGACACACCGATGCTGCGGGCGCGGCCATCGGTCTTGAACTCCTCCAACGTCTTCCACGTGGAGACGAAGTCGCCGTCGTACAGCGTCGGCAGCGGCCAGTGGATCAGGAACAGGTCGACGTAGTCAGAGCCGAGCGCCTCGATGGTCTTGTCGAAGGCGCGGCGAGCGTCGTCGGGTTTGTGAAAGCCGTTGTTGAGCTTGCTGGTGACGTATACCTCGCCACGGTCGATGCCGAAGTCTCGGATGCCTTGTCCGACGCCCTTTTCGTTTTGGTACATCTCAGCGGTGTCGATGTGGCGGTAGCCGATTTCCAGGGCGGTGCGCACCGCGGACGCGGTCTCGTCGGGCGCAATCTGGAAGACGCCGAACCCAAGCTGGGGGATCTTGGTGCCGTCGTTGAGTGTCAAACTGGGAACAGTGCTCATGTGTGCGGCGTGCCCTCTCGATAGGTGTTGCAAACAATTATCAGTACGCCGCGCCCTCTGACAACGCGGAGAGCAGCCGCCGAGCCGCCGCGACGCGACGCGCGGGTGCTCCGGTCAGCGTGTCCAGCGCGCATTCCGGGTCGGCCGGCGGTCCCATGTGGCCGCATCCGCGCGGGCAGTCCTGAATGGCATCAGCCAGATCCGAAAACGCCTTCAGCACGTCATCGGGTTCGATATGCGCCAAGCCGAACGACCTGATGCCCGGAGTGTCGACCACCCAGCCGCCGCCCGGTAGCGGCAACGCGACCGACTGCGTCGAGGTGTGCTTGCCCTTGCCTACCCCGGACACCTCGCCGGTGGCCCGGTCCGCCTGCGGCACAAGCCGATTCACCAACGTCGACTTGCCGACTCCTGAGTGGCCGAGCAACACGGTGACCTTCCCGGCCAGCAGGTCCTCGACCTCATCGATCGGATCGCCACGCCCCGCGGTGAGCACCGTGAGGTCCAAATCGGTGAAGTGCCCGGCAAACTCCTCGGCAGGCACCAGATCGGTTTTGGTCAGGCACAGAATCGGTCGCAGCTCGCCGGCGTATGCCGCGATCAGCGCGCGGTCCACCAACCCCGTGCGCGGCGGGGGATCGGCCAGCGCCACCACCATCAGCAGCTGGTCGGCGTTGGCGACCACCACCCGCTCGGTCGGATCGGTGTCATCAGCGGTGCGGCGCAACACCGTTCGCCGTTCACCTCGGCGCACGATCCGCGCCAGCGTGTCGGGTCGCCCGGTCAGATCGCCGACGACGTCGACCTGGTCGCCGACGACGATGGGGGTGCGGCCGAGTTCACGGGCACGCATCGCGGTGACGTGCCGGTGCGGATCGTCGTCGAGTACGCAGCCCCACCGGCCGCGGTCGACGGTGACAACCATCGCCGATGCCGCGTCCGCATGATCGGGACGAGTCTTGGTGCGCGGACGCGAGCCACGGCCCGACCGGATCTTGACGTCGGACTCGTCGTACTCGCGTGGGCTCAACCGACCCCCACCATCTCGGTCCACAACGCAGCGAATTCCGGCAGCGTCTTGGCGGTGGTCCCGATGTCCTCGACGGCGACGCCGGGCACCCGCAGCCCGATGATGGCTCCGGCCATCGCCATTCGATGATCGGCATAGGAGTGCCAGGTGCCGGCATGCAACGGGGTCGCGGTGATCACCAAGCCGTCCTCGGTTTCGGTGCACTGGCCGCCGAGCCCGGAGATCTCGGCGCGCAGTGCTGCCAGCCGGTCGGTTTCGTGGCCGCGCAGGTGCGCGATCCCGGTCAGCCGGGACACCGAGCCCGGTGCGGCCAGCGCGGCCAGGGCAGCCACCGCCGGAGCCAGTTCGCCGACGTCGTGCAGGTCGATCTCGAAACCGTCATAGGACTGCGGTCCCCGCACCTCCAGGTGTGAATCACCTTGGTGCACAGCCGATCCCAGCAGTTTCAGGATGCCCAGGATTACATCGGCGGGCTGGACGCTGGCCGACGGCCAGCCGGTGATGCCCACCGTGCCGCCGGTCACCACCGCCGCGGCCAGGAACGGCACCGAGTTGGACAGGTCCGGCTCGACGTCCCAGTGCCGGGCGGCGATCGGCCCCGGCGCGACCCGCCACTGGTTGGCTGCAGTGTCGTCGACGTCGACGCCGGCTTCGCGCAGCATCGACACGGTCATCGCGATGTGCGGTGCCGACGGCACCGACGTGCCGGTGTGCACGACGGTCAGCCCCTCGGTGAACGCGGCGCCGGACAGCAGCAGACCCGAGACGAACTGCGAGGAGCTCGACGCGTCGATGCGGACCGTGCCGCCCGCGACCGCGCCGCGGCCGTGGACGTGAAACGGCAGTCCCGTGCCGTCGATGTCGACACCGAGTCCGCGCATCGCGTCGAGGAGGGGAGCGATGGGCCGGGTGCGGGCCTGCTCATCGCCGTCGAATTCGACGATCGCGGTGCTCAGCGCCGCCAGGGGAGGCACGAACCGCAACACCGTTCCGGCCAAGCCACAGTCGATGCGGGCCCGCGGGCCGGGATTCAACGCCCCGCTCACCACCAGCTCGCAGCCGGTGCCGGCGACGTCGATGCCGAGCGCCTGAATGGCCCCGATCATCAGATCGGTGTCGCGGCTGCGCAGCGCTCCGCTGATTGTCGAGTCGCCCTGGCCTTGCGCTGCGGCCAACGCCGCGAGCACCAGCGTGCGATTGGTCTGCGATTTCGAGCCCGGCACTGTTACGCGCGCGTGCACCGGCCCAGAGGTCGACGGCGCGTTCCACAACTCGGTGCTCACGGCATACATCCTGCCCTGTCGGGATCGTGCGCCACCATGGAGTCATGTGCGGACGATTCGCGGTGACCACCGACCCGGCCCTGCTGGCCGAGAAGATCCACGCCATCGACGAAGCCACCGAGGCGGCCAAGGAGGCGCGGGGGCCCAATTACAACGTCGCCCCGACCGCCACCATCGCCACGGTGGTGAGTCGGCACAACGACCCGGACGACACCCCGACCCGGCGGGTCCGGTTGATGCGCTGGGGGTTGGTGCCGCCCTGGGTGAAGGCGACCTCCGACGGCACCCCGGAGAGCAAGGGTCCGCTGCTGATCAACGCGCGAGCGGAAAAGGTGACCAGCTCACCGGCCTTCCGCGCGTCGGCCAAGAGCAAGCGCTGCCTGGTCCCGATGGACGGCTACTACGAATGGAAGCCCAACCCGGACACCCCGGCGGGCAAGAAGGCCCGCAAGACGCCGTACTTCATGCACCGCGCCGACGGTGAGCCGCTGTTCATGGCGGGACTCTGGTCGGTCTGGAGGGCGAACGACGAGGCGTCGCCGTTGTTGACCTGCACGATCATCACCACCGATGCCGTCGGGGAGCTCGCCGAAATCCACGACCGGATGCCGCTGGTGGTCGACGAGGAGCACTGGGATCGGTGGCTCGATCCCGATCAGCCGGCCGACGCCGACCTGCTGGCCGCGCCGCCCGACATCGCCGGGATCGACCTTCGCGAGGTGTCCACGCTGGTCAACAGCGTGCGCAACAACGGTCCGGAGCTCATCGAGCCCGCCGATCCACACAACCAACCGGTTGGCCTGTTCTAGCGACTCGGTGCCGGTTAGGCTCACAGCCAAGTTCCCGACCAGCGAGAGGAGCGGCCATGACTGCGGTCGAGCCCAAGGCCGATCAGGCCACTATCACGGTGCACAACCCCGCCGACGGCCGCGTCGCCGGCACCGTGCCGGTCGACAGTGCAGAGGTCGTCGCCGCCAAGGCAAACGAGCTGCGGCTGTTCCAGACCGAGTGGGAGGAGATCGGCCCGCGCGGACGCAAGGTCTGGATGTACAAGTGGCAGGACTGGATCCTCGACAACGCCGACCACCTCACCGAGGTGCTGATGTCGGAGACGGGAAAGTCGCACGGCGACGCCAAGCTCGAGCCGGTGGCCCTGGCGGACTCGATCAAGTACTGGGCGGGCAACGCCGAGGAGTTCCTCGCCGACCGGCACCCCAAGGCGCACAACCTTCTGTTCAAGGTGAAGAAGCTGACGACGGTCTACCGGCCGTACCCGTTGGTGGGGATCATCGAACCGTGGAACTTCCCATTGGCGATGCTGGCCCTCGACGTGGTGCCCGCGTTGGCCTCCGGCGCCGCGGTGTTGCTGAAACCGTCTGAGGTGACGCCACTTTCGGCTGTCGAGTTCGCCCGCGGCTGGACCGAGGTCGGGGCTCCGCCGGTGCTGAAGTTGGCCACCGGATACGGCGAGACCGGGGCAGCGGTGATCAACAACGCCGACTACGTCCACTTCACCGGATCGACGGCCACCGGCCGCAAGGTCGCGGTGGCCTGTGCCGAGCAACTCAAGCCGTT from the Mycolicibacterium crocinum genome contains:
- the ppk2 gene encoding polyphosphate kinase 2, whose translation is MGKANSNGEASTKKRNRKIPKDIYEAELFRLQSELVSLQEWVKATGERVVVVFEGRDAAGKGGTIKRITEYLSPRVARIAALPAPTERERGQWYFQRYVEHLPARGEIVLFDRSWYNRAGVERVMGFCTPQEHTLFLRQCPIFEQMLIDDGIILRKYWFSVSDDEQLRRFRKRRSDPLRRWKLSPMDLESVYRWEDYSRAKDQMMVHTDTPNSPWYVVESDDKKHARLNMMAHLLASIDYQQVDQPKVELPDRPVIGNYHRPERELSTYVDDHVSTLLGDDKKDS
- a CDS encoding DUF6912 family protein, with translation MRVYIPATLAMLQQLVAYGSLQPLSGTAFAVTPSLRESYAEGDDEELAEVAIGEAALASLRLLAAESERTDGELPLRRAVLIADADATPRPDLDDAVVRISGRVNLDQVLAAYVDNPDAEPAVKAAIAVVDDADLGDEDAEFIVGDAQDHALAWYATQELPFLLDLL
- a CDS encoding ferredoxin reductase, which translates into the protein MAKNQVKISANVVDTVRPKVAGEGRNPAIDAVRALFGRITTPLLPDDYLQLANPLWSARELRGRVLDVRRETEDSATLVIKPGWGFTFDYQPGQYIGIGLLVDGRWRWRSYSLTSSPHSDGAGRSRTITITVKAMPEGFLSSHLVGGVKPGTIVRLAAPQGNFVMPDPAPASVLFLTGGSGITPVMSMLRTLERRDQIGDIVHIHSAPTESDVMFASELAQLAREHDSYRLTVRTTRSQGRLDLAQLDTVVPDWRERQTWACGPEGMLSEAEKVWQAAGIGDRLHLERFAASRAAAHGQGGTVTFERSGKTVTVDAATSLMEAGEQAGLRMPFGCRMGICQSCVVALVDGHVRDLRTGAEHEPGTRIQTCVSAASGDCVVDV
- a CDS encoding fatty acid desaturase family protein; the encoded protein is MAISDVDAFSHLTDADIESLEVELDAIRQDIEDSLGARDARYIRRTIAAQRGLEVAGRLMLAASSKRSAWWAGTVTLGVAKIIENMEIGHNVMHGQWDWMNDPEIHSSSWEWDMSGASKHWRFTHNFMHHKYTNILGMDDDVGYGVIRVTRDAKWKPFNLYGNLLFNTLLAIGFEWGVGLQHLELGKIFKGRDDRKATLVRMREFGAKAGRQLLKDYVAYPAITSLSPYATYRSTATANAIANVIRNVWANAVIFCGHFPDGAEKFTKTDMVGESKGQWYLRQMLGSANIEGSRAMDFMTGNLSYQIEHHLYPDLPSNRLAEISVRVRQVCDKYDLPYTTGPFLVQYAKTWRTIAKLSLPDKYLRDTVDDAPETRSERMFAELESGYAGVDPKTGRKRGLKTAIATARQKRRVKRAAKAA
- a CDS encoding GNAT family N-acetyltransferase, with protein sequence MSAPWQLRTGSADDLDILEPLWAAVHHRHAESMPELQPYVSDAESWRVRRALYADLFAKPDTVLLVASVDDRPIGYGLAHVLETEATWVADTWATGRRVGEIESLSVLPEFRGSGLGTELLTKLEEHLRASGVDDLVLGVLSGNRDALRLYERLGYRPTWLYLSKFTGRD
- a CDS encoding aldo/keto reductase, with product MSTVPSLTLNDGTKIPQLGFGVFQIAPDETASAVRTALEIGYRHIDTAEMYQNEKGVGQGIRDFGIDRGEVYVTSKLNNGFHKPDDARRAFDKTIEALGSDYVDLFLIHWPLPTLYDGDFVSTWKTLEEFKTDGRARSIGVSNFQIHHLEQLARDSETVPAVNQIEVHPYFANDELRTYGTDHTILTEAWSPIAQGAVLDDPVIGKVAERLGKSPAQVVLRWHIERGDIVFPKSVTPERIKENLEIFDFELSDDDIDAITALDKGEAGRRGPNPDTFDYIPK
- the rsgA gene encoding ribosome small subunit-dependent GTPase A, with translation MSPREYDESDVKIRSGRGSRPRTKTRPDHADAASAMVVTVDRGRWGCVLDDDPHRHVTAMRARELGRTPIVVGDQVDVVGDLTGRPDTLARIVRRGERRTVLRRTADDTDPTERVVVANADQLLMVVALADPPPRTGLVDRALIAAYAGELRPILCLTKTDLVPAEEFAGHFTDLDLTVLTAGRGDPIDEVEDLLAGKVTVLLGHSGVGKSTLVNRLVPQADRATGEVSGVGKGKHTSTQSVALPLPGGGWVVDTPGIRSFGLAHIEPDDVLKAFSDLADAIQDCPRGCGHMGPPADPECALDTLTGAPARRVAAARRLLSALSEGAAY
- the aroA gene encoding 3-phosphoshikimate 1-carboxyvinyltransferase produces the protein MSTELWNAPSTSGPVHARVTVPGSKSQTNRTLVLAALAAAQGQGDSTISGALRSRDTDLMIGAIQALGIDVAGTGCELVVSGALNPGPRARIDCGLAGTVLRFVPPLAALSTAIVEFDGDEQARTRPIAPLLDAMRGLGVDIDGTGLPFHVHGRGAVAGGTVRIDASSSSQFVSGLLLSGAAFTEGLTVVHTGTSVPSAPHIAMTVSMLREAGVDVDDTAANQWRVAPGPIAARHWDVEPDLSNSVPFLAAAVVTGGTVGITGWPSASVQPADVILGILKLLGSAVHQGDSHLEVRGPQSYDGFEIDLHDVGELAPAVAALAALAAPGSVSRLTGIAHLRGHETDRLAALRAEISGLGGQCTETEDGLVITATPLHAGTWHSYADHRMAMAGAIIGLRVPGVAVEDIGTTAKTLPEFAALWTEMVGVG
- a CDS encoding SOS response-associated peptidase yields the protein MCGRFAVTTDPALLAEKIHAIDEATEAAKEARGPNYNVAPTATIATVVSRHNDPDDTPTRRVRLMRWGLVPPWVKATSDGTPESKGPLLINARAEKVTSSPAFRASAKSKRCLVPMDGYYEWKPNPDTPAGKKARKTPYFMHRADGEPLFMAGLWSVWRANDEASPLLTCTIITTDAVGELAEIHDRMPLVVDEEHWDRWLDPDQPADADLLAAPPDIAGIDLREVSTLVNSVRNNGPELIEPADPHNQPVGLF